Within Salvia splendens isolate huo1 chromosome 21, SspV2, whole genome shotgun sequence, the genomic segment aagagtggactcatggaGATCATATGGCTTAGGAGATTACTTACTGAGATCGGTTTTCCCCCAAACCGAAAGAGTAAGTTATTCTGTGACAATAAAGCGGCAATCAGCATATCagaaaatccagtacaacatgatcgaaccaaaCACGTTGAAGTCGATCGCCACTTCATTAAAGAAAAATTGGAAGGTGGAGTCATAGAATTCCCGTTTGTGCGATCCGAGGAACAATTGGCTGATATCCTAACCAAAGCAGTGAATCCCAGAATTTTTAGAGAAGTTTTGGCCAAGTTGAACATTGGAGataccattgctcaacttgagggggagtgtcaaaaagaagagaataacGGCTAGTACCAAGTTTCCATAACTTGGTAATTGGTATTACAATAAATGAGTGAACTTTCCTAGATACATTTAATTAGTGATAGTTCCTAGTGTAATGGTGGTATTTCCTATGGTTGTAATTCCCCTATAAAAGGGAACATGTGTAACCTATTCAAAAAATAACAGAAAAATACAATCAAAACCATTCTTCTATCTTTGCCACCATGTTCTACCTCCAATACaacgcctctctcgattaccatctttaagagaGGGAGCCAGGGGAGGGACCACGAGTGGTTCACGACGAGGGAGCCGCCGGAGACGGTGGTGTCGAGGCTGGAGGAGCTGGCGACGACGGAGAGCTTCAGGATTAGGAAGAAGGATGGGGTGGTGAAGATGCAGGGGGGGAGGAAGGGGCAGCTGGGGATAGACGCGGAGATTTACGAGGTGGCGCCGTCGTTCCATATGGTGGAGGTGAAGAAGTCCTCCGGCGACAGCTTGAGTATGTGAAGTTTTGTGATCAAGAATCGAAGCCTTCGTTTAAGGATATAGTGTGGAGTTGGGAGGGGAACAACCCTTCTTAGTGAATGTATTTAGTTTGTACATAATTGATTGATTGAATCTTCATTACTTTTACTTTCTTGGAAGAGTATGAACTAGCAACTTTATCTTATTAGATGCTAGAGTTTATGTATAATCAATCCAGACAAAATGCCTTCCTAGAATAACCATCTCTTCTCTATGGAGAGAACTAATGCAGTGTAAAAAAATGAAGCAATTTAGCGCATTCTAGCATTCTTTAATTTAAGTACTACTCGTATTTActatcccattaaaaattaaatttttttcttttcgaaTTGTCCCAtttaaaatgaaacgtttcctaaaatagaaacaacatcatctctattttttttcctactttactctcttttgtTTAACTCCTAAAACAActctgcataaaatctcgtgccgaaattcaaatgtttcatattccttccgttccatagtagtggaggcgtttcttttcggcacgtgatttaagaataattgtgttaagtgagttaagtaaatgaagaataaagtaggaaatgaaa encodes:
- the LOC121784711 gene encoding uncharacterized protein LOC121784711, with the protein product MVSPMFNLAKTSLKILGFTALVRISANCSSDRTNGNSMTPPSNFSLMKWRSTSTCLVRSCCTGFSDMLIAALLSQNNLLFRFGGKPISVSNLLSHMISMSPLLMPRNSASALDKATTFCFLLLQVTRLPPMKVQLPQQFLAHDSVSLVCQQACNLRGQFLPTCRGHIFSVLRIFHDST